From Chlorocebus sabaeus isolate Y175 chromosome 10, mChlSab1.0.hap1, whole genome shotgun sequence:
tggagaaaatacatttctatcatTTGAAAATGATTAGTCTGTTCTTTTACTCTCCAGCAGGAGGaataatgtatgtgtgtatagatgtatgtatatgtacacaattgtttgtatacacatacacacatagtcTGTATATATTGTAGTATACATATAcctataatacatatattttaatatataatatataatatacatacatataacatatattatatatacaattattcatttttaaactacTTTGTACTTTTACAAAGTAAgcaatttctatttttccttgtaTCTGCTTTACGGATGTACATCAGTGATTATTTACTCATCAAAAGTGCACATGGTTCTTGTCAGAGTAATTTGATCAATAGCTAGACAATTCCTTCTCCCCAAGACATACTTACTAACAAATGAAGTTTTTCCTAAACTTCAACTTTTCCCATCTCTCTCTGTTTGGCTAAGTGCTACCAATTCTGTAATTCCAATTTTAAAACTCAGTTCCTCAAGGTGGCATTTTCTGATTCTATAATCCAAATGATAACCCACCTGACCCTACCACCTTTATTTAAATAGTACTCCATTCCTATCACAAATTATGGTGCATTACTACATATTTATTCCTTTACCATCTGCCTCCAGTATGAAAGCTACTAAAGGACAGAGACCATACCTGTTTGATTCATTCAtactatgtaaatatattatttaatatttagtatATTCTGTATTCACATATGACAAGTGAGTTTCTGgttaggattctttttttctctaggaCAGTTTTATCTTATGTTCTTTCTTGAGGGGTGGAGGGAGAATGTGAAGCTGTTTCATTTTGGTGCAACAGAGATGACTTTATgcataaaataaattacttttatgttaaaatataattattagggcaacatatttataaaatgtcacttttgcttttttttctttctttttatgcaGGAGAAATCAATGGTTCTGCCAATTATGAGATGTTTATATTTCACAACGGAGGTGTACAAATTTTATGCAAATATCCTGACATTGTCCAGCAATTTAAAATGCAGTTGCTGAAAGGGGGGCAAATACTCTGCGATCTCACTAAGACAAAAGGAAGTGGAAACACAGTGTCCATTAAGAGTCTGAAATTCTGCCATTCTCAGTTATCCAACAACagtgtctctttttttctatataactTGGACCGTTCTCATGCCAACTATTACTTCTGCAACCTATCAATTTTTGATCCTCCTCCTTTTAAAGTAACTCTTACGGGAGGATATTTGCATATTTATGGTAAGACATTGCTTTCATCTTCCAAACTTAAgagtatatatatgttttgacaACTTTTCTCActaatgaaaacacttggacaaataaatatcttttgtGTTGAAGTTCACTTAGATGCAGTGGATGGCAATCATTTATAATGAAGACATACGGGTGATGATTTACTATTAATCATAATTAGTATTATTCAGCAATATGCAATGTAATCCCATAGACTGCTAAGTCAGAAATAGATCATATTGCCTTTTAAACACATATGctattaaaaatcaggaaaaacatTAAGACAAATACTTAAACTCATGGCTTAATAATGGGTATTATCTCTATTCACCTAAGATTCAAGGTTTGGTTTTGTACTGTGTTTGTGGAATGAAGTGTGATGATTGAAAATCATAGTTTTATAACATTACTTTTACTACTAcctcttttataaaaatataggcAGAAAAGCCCTTTCTATTAACCACATTTGtaaatacattatatgtataatCTTTTAAGTTTTAGTTCCTGGATCCTTGCCATAATACTGAGATGATGTTAGTCTAATAACTTGCCCACTTACTGGATTTCATGACTATAGTAAAGAAAAGCTTCATTTGATTAAATAACTCTTTTAAATTTGGTAAGAGAACTCTTGGTTCAGCACTGAAAGAAGAGATTTAATTCTCAGAATTTTTCATTAACAGACCTTTTTTTCCAATCCAGAATCACAACTTTGTTGCCAACTGAAGTTCTGGTTACCCATAGGATGTGCAACCTTTGTTGTTGTCTGCATTTTTGGATGCATACTTATTTGTTGGCTTACAAAAAAGGTAAGCAATTTCTATCTTTCCTTGTACCTGCTTTACTGATGTACATCAGTGATTATTTCCTCATCAAAAGTACACATGGCTCTTGTCAGAGTAGTTTGACCAACAGGGAGACAATTCCTTCCCCCCAAGACATACCTACTGATTAAACTAATCACTtagaacagaagtttatttatttgttttatagccCACACATTCCAGAGAAGACTTGACTTGATGGCTTACAGAGacttatgttattattattattattgttcaaactagatgaggaaattgaggccaagAGAAGACTAAAGGTCAGGAGGAaggttaaaacataaaaatagatgcctctgatttttaaaaaattattatgcgTGGGCTGCAAATTTGAATCTAAGGTTCCTGAGAGGCAGGGCAGAGATGAAACAATTAGTTATAAGTTTTGCTTCGTTGGTAAGTTAAAAACAGTCAGCAAGAAATCCTTCTAAGGTGTCAGTTGTAGCTGAGAAGGAAACTGACAACTTCTTTACATGATGAGTTATTAGACTCCTTGCTTTTAAAGAAAACCACCGAGGAGCTATTTAGAAAGATAAACAACAATGACTACAACAAAAATCTCCCTGTGCTGGGCGATATTCTTTCTGGTCTCTCGCATTACAGGTTCTCAAAGAACTGACACCACTCTGCATATTATGCGAGTATGCTAGTACTCAAGTATATCCATGGTGTGGTCACTGGCTGGTGTATATCTGTGGGAGAcataaagaaggaagagaaagagatggggcCCGTGATCTAAGTCTATTGGGAAAGAAACAATAGCggcaaaaatgaggaagaaagttCAGTAGAAAGCTCTTTTTACGTAAAGCCCGTTTCATATTGTTTTCCTACTTAGCCTAAAGCCAGGAACCTAAGTCACATTACCATGTTTTTGTCACATACCACTTCAATGAAGAATAGAAAACAGTCAAAAAACAAAGAGATGGAGAAGAAAAGATGACAAAGCATGTTTGTGGCTTTTTCTTTCAGAAGTATTCATCCAGCGTGCACGACCCTAACGGTGAATACATGTTCATGAGAGCAGTGAACACAGCCAAAAAATCTAGACTCACAGGTATGACTCCATTTGGGGGTTTGGGTAGGGAAGAGCTTTCTTCA
This genomic window contains:
- the ICOS gene encoding inducible T-cell costimulator, which gives rise to MKSGLWYFFLFCLHMKVLTGEINGSANYEMFIFHNGGVQILCKYPDIVQQFKMQLLKGGQILCDLTKTKGSGNTVSIKSLKFCHSQLSNNSVSFFLYNLDRSHANYYFCNLSIFDPPPFKVTLTGGYLHIYESQLCCQLKFWLPIGCATFVVVCIFGCILICWLTKKKYSSSVHDPNGEYMFMRAVNTAKKSRLTDVTV